From one Brevibacterium sp. 'Marine' genomic stretch:
- a CDS encoding metalloregulator ArsR/SmtB family transcription factor, translating to MNSADDSVQHRLLSDEADLVFKALADHTRRRILVRLSQSPDDAGAVARDLGLSRQAVSKQLRILESGGIVSSATRSSRRVHSVSPSQIREVSDLLGVVAQGWDRRLRGIKAQAERIDEDP from the coding sequence ATGAATTCTGCAGACGATTCCGTTCAGCACAGATTGCTGTCGGACGAGGCGGATCTCGTCTTCAAGGCGCTGGCCGACCACACGAGACGCCGCATCCTGGTACGGCTGTCCCAGTCGCCCGATGACGCCGGCGCCGTGGCACGTGATCTCGGGCTGAGCCGACAGGCCGTGTCCAAGCAGCTGCGGATTCTCGAGAGCGGAGGAATTGTGAGTTCGGCGACCCGATCATCCCGACGCGTGCACTCGGTGAGTCCGTCGCAGATCCGCGAAGTATCCGATCTGCTCGGTGTCGTCGCCCAAGGATGGGATCGTCGCCTCCGCGGCATCAAGGCGCAGGCGGAGCGAATAGATGAGGATCCCTGA
- a CDS encoding TetR/AcrR family transcriptional regulator: MTETTPRQRARIETEAQITAIGNRMVDDDGVDGLSLRAIARELGVVSSAVYRYVKSRDELLTILIRDAFTQIADAVDDALAGERSVKALALTMLEWSRAHPNRWALIYGTPIADYKAPREETVVPGTRIMVALAELVAEDGRVSERASAPQSGKAGSVTQGPESALAPLRAGLEELGLDYSDGTIMRTVTIWVAVIGLINGLRFGQFGPGFDEIEGELMRGVIGNLGE, encoded by the coding sequence ATGACAGAGACGACTCCACGACAGCGAGCCCGAATCGAGACGGAAGCCCAGATCACCGCGATCGGCAACCGGATGGTCGACGACGACGGAGTCGACGGGCTGTCGCTGCGCGCGATCGCGCGAGAGCTCGGGGTCGTCTCCAGCGCGGTCTACCGCTATGTGAAGAGCCGGGATGAGCTGCTGACCATTCTCATCCGCGATGCCTTCACGCAGATCGCCGATGCCGTCGATGACGCGCTGGCGGGGGAGCGGAGCGTGAAGGCCCTCGCGCTGACCATGCTCGAATGGTCGCGCGCGCACCCGAATCGGTGGGCGCTCATCTACGGCACCCCGATCGCTGACTACAAGGCTCCGCGAGAGGAGACCGTGGTGCCGGGGACGCGCATCATGGTCGCGCTCGCGGAGCTGGTGGCGGAGGATGGTCGAGTGTCGGAACGGGCATCCGCGCCCCAGTCGGGCAAGGCCGGTTCGGTGACTCAGGGTCCTGAGAGTGCACTTGCGCCGCTGCGTGCGGGCCTCGAGGAGCTCGGCCTCGACTACTCGGACGGGACGATCATGAGAACCGTGACCATCTGGGTCGCTGTCATCGGTCTGATCAACGGTCTTCGGTTCGGCCAATTCGGTCCGGGGTTCGACGAAATCGAAGGTGAACTCATGCGCGGAGTCATCGGCAACCTCGGTGAATGA
- the rpmI gene encoding 50S ribosomal protein L35 — MPKQKTNSSAKKRMRVTGSGKIMREGVNNQHKFEGKTSARKRRVSTDQVITGGDRAKARKLLGKLKGR; from the coding sequence ATGCCGAAGCAGAAGACGAACAGCAGCGCCAAGAAGCGCATGCGCGTGACTGGCAGTGGCAAGATCATGCGTGAAGGCGTGAACAACCAGCACAAGTTCGAGGGCAAGACCTCGGCTCGTAAGCGCCGCGTGTCCACCGACCAGGTCATCACCGGTGGCGACCGCGCCAAGGCCCGCAAGCTTCTGGGCAAGCTCAAGGGCAGGTGA
- a CDS encoding RNA methyltransferase, with product MKLPDVISSPQSKRIKNAAKLLKRRDRKATGQFLVEGPQAVREALARKGAVVELFITEEAAAEHPSFVSAAKHGRMQCSIVTPEVLTELASTVNSQGVVAVCKTLDVELTSVLDKEAQLVVVLSQVRDPGNAGTIIRLADAAGADAVVLTSSSVDVYNDKVVRSTAGSLFHIPVVTGVGLSEVTELARARGLQVLAADANDEAHDLHHPWDTGLDLTARTAWVFGNEAWGMSAEDLSLCDASVAVPIYGSAESLNLGTAAGVCIYESARNQRM from the coding sequence ATGAAACTCCCTGACGTCATCTCCTCGCCTCAGTCGAAGCGGATCAAGAACGCCGCGAAGCTGCTCAAGCGTCGCGACCGCAAGGCCACGGGGCAGTTCCTCGTCGAGGGTCCGCAGGCCGTGCGGGAGGCACTGGCGCGCAAGGGCGCTGTCGTTGAGCTCTTCATCACCGAGGAGGCCGCCGCGGAGCATCCCTCGTTCGTCTCCGCGGCGAAGCACGGCCGCATGCAGTGCAGCATCGTCACCCCCGAGGTACTCACCGAGCTCGCATCGACCGTGAACTCCCAAGGTGTCGTGGCCGTGTGCAAGACCCTGGACGTGGAGCTGACCTCGGTGCTCGACAAGGAAGCTCAGCTTGTCGTCGTCCTGTCGCAGGTGCGTGATCCGGGCAATGCCGGTACGATCATCCGACTGGCCGATGCCGCGGGAGCCGATGCCGTGGTGCTGACGTCGTCGTCGGTGGATGTCTACAACGACAAGGTCGTGCGCTCGACTGCCGGCTCGCTCTTCCACATTCCCGTCGTCACCGGAGTCGGCCTGTCCGAGGTCACCGAACTGGCCCGTGCCCGCGGCCTGCAGGTGCTCGCCGCCGACGCCAACGACGAAGCCCACGATCTTCACCACCCGTGGGATACAGGCCTGGATCTCACCGCACGGACCGCCTGGGTCTTTGGAAACGAGGCCTGGGGGATGAGCGCCGAGGATCTGTCGTTGTGTGATGCGTCTGTCGCTGTTCCGATCTACGGCTCGGCCGAAAGCCTCAACCTCGGCACCGCTGCCGGGGTCTGCATTTACGAGAGTGCTCGCAACCAGCGGATGTGA
- a CDS encoding DUF1844 domain-containing protein, whose amino-acid sequence MSSEESVPAEAIADVTRDIAEVPAVEVITSSAVHLMSAAAVKCGLAEDTAEGHGADLQDLDEARKLITALAGFVTGAATVIGDHHARPLRDGLRSLQLAFREASEIPDAPGEGPGEKFTGPVR is encoded by the coding sequence ATGAGTTCTGAAGAATCTGTTCCCGCCGAGGCGATCGCCGACGTTACGCGCGACATCGCCGAGGTCCCCGCTGTCGAGGTCATCACCTCCAGTGCCGTCCACCTCATGTCCGCCGCCGCCGTCAAGTGCGGCCTGGCCGAGGACACCGCCGAAGGCCACGGCGCCGACCTCCAGGACCTCGATGAGGCCCGCAAGCTGATCACCGCGCTGGCCGGCTTCGTCACCGGTGCCGCCACCGTGATCGGCGACCACCACGCCCGCCCGCTGCGCGATGGACTCCGCAGCCTGCAGCTGGCATTCCGCGAGGCCTCGGAGATTCCCGACGCCCCCGGCGAAGGCCCCGGAGAGAAGTTCACCGGCCCCGTCCGCTGA
- a CDS encoding SRPBCC domain-containing protein, with protein MTEDDVPITADDVPDEIVRSIHIDADARTVWDIISEPGWFINDGNYTEHDISSEGGVSRVVDPNVGEFAIGTEELDPPRRAVFRWLGGTPGPLEDFPNNTIVFTIEPEGQGVLLTVRESGFARLSDDAAERRRRFEENAEGWVEELAVARGLAVSAR; from the coding sequence GTGACCGAGGACGACGTACCCATCACTGCGGATGATGTGCCTGACGAGATCGTCCGCAGCATCCACATCGACGCTGACGCGCGAACTGTGTGGGACATCATCAGCGAACCCGGCTGGTTCATCAATGACGGCAACTACACCGAGCATGACATCAGTTCTGAGGGCGGTGTCTCTCGGGTGGTTGACCCGAACGTCGGCGAATTCGCCATCGGCACGGAGGAGCTCGACCCGCCTCGTCGTGCCGTATTCCGCTGGCTCGGCGGGACACCCGGACCGTTGGAGGACTTTCCCAACAACACGATCGTTTTCACCATCGAGCCAGAGGGGCAGGGCGTCCTGCTCACCGTCCGTGAGAGTGGGTTCGCCCGGCTCAGCGACGATGCCGCCGAGCGACGCCGGCGATTTGAGGAGAATGCCGAAGGCTGGGTCGAAGAGCTCGCGGTGGCGAGGGGACTCGCCGTGTCGGCGAGATGA
- the infC gene encoding translation initiation factor IF-3 — protein MSETRINDRIRVPEVRLVGPNGEQVGIVAIRKALDLAAEAGLDLVEVAPQAKPPVAKLMDYGKFKYESAQKAREARKNQANTALKEIRFRLKIDEHDYETKKGHVTRFLEGGDKVKVMIMFRGREQSRPEMGIKLLNRLAEDVSDLGSVESSPRVDGRNMVMVIAPHKSKSDAKAEARKASAGAKGKSAEVKSRRDRVAAEKNSARPDA, from the coding sequence ATCAGCGAGACGCGCATCAATGACCGGATTCGGGTTCCCGAGGTCCGGTTGGTCGGACCCAATGGTGAACAGGTCGGTATCGTTGCCATTCGCAAGGCACTCGATCTCGCCGCTGAGGCAGGTCTCGACCTCGTCGAGGTAGCCCCACAGGCGAAGCCACCCGTAGCCAAGCTCATGGACTACGGAAAATTCAAATATGAATCTGCCCAGAAGGCCAGAGAAGCTCGGAAGAACCAGGCGAACACTGCGCTGAAGGAGATCCGCTTCCGTCTCAAGATCGACGAACACGATTACGAGACGAAGAAGGGCCACGTCACCCGCTTCCTCGAAGGCGGCGACAAGGTCAAGGTCATGATCATGTTCCGCGGACGTGAGCAGTCCCGCCCCGAGATGGGCATCAAGCTGCTCAACCGCTTGGCCGAAGATGTGTCCGACCTCGGCTCCGTTGAGTCCTCACCGCGAGTCGACGGACGCAACATGGTGATGGTCATCGCCCCGCACAAGTCAAAGTCTGACGCCAAGGCGGAGGCCCGGAAGGCATCGGCTGGTGCCAAGGGCAAGTCCGCTGAGGTGAAGTCCCGTCGCGATCGGGTCGCTGCCGAGAAGAACTCAGCTCGCCCGGACGCGTGA
- a CDS encoding sodium/solute symporter (Members of the Solute:Sodium Symporter (SSS), TC 2.A.21 as described in tcdb.org, catalyze solute:Na+ symport. Known solutes for members of the family include sugars, amino acids, nucleosides, inositols, vitamins, urea or anions, depending on the system.) — translation MSFTTVFIIVFAIFVIVVLIEGLRSAKSQSGEKDFLVAGRGMGAWVGGASIAATQMSAGTFVGTMGIHYLTGSSFLMPTIGIWLAFIFAGFVIAPRLHRYIDKTGALTFPDFIGDRYGQKLPRVVITVLLIGSYLIFLSAQYQAGGIVFQQIFDIPFYWGSTILMVFIVIYTVVGGMTAVMRTDFVQQIVMSLAVVIGVPVAIHAAGGIGELPTEFNDIGAEFAGWNYSWVDLLGFVMGFGFAAMVAPVLLMRFYAMRDAKTCARGSLVAVFFTMITFGCVAIIGMSMRIISPDLESPDLASSVFATEVLPSFLGALMLTAVLAAVLSTVDSVLLVIGPAFSHDLYGKILRPQATERQRLRTARIATIVFGALPILLTFMQLDVVQFIVLAYAALVGSTVFAPLVLGIFWERANTAGAMTAMVGGFSVCLIWYLIGQPYFAPVVPGIIVNVLAMAIVSPLTKRPEPQTLEPFFDQPDKVRT, via the coding sequence ATGTCTTTTACGACAGTCTTCATCATCGTCTTTGCGATCTTCGTGATCGTCGTCCTCATTGAAGGGCTGCGAAGCGCGAAGTCCCAATCAGGAGAGAAAGATTTCCTTGTCGCGGGGCGAGGCATGGGAGCGTGGGTAGGAGGAGCGAGCATCGCCGCGACCCAAATGAGCGCAGGAACGTTCGTCGGAACGATGGGGATCCACTATCTCACCGGTTCATCGTTCCTCATGCCCACTATTGGAATCTGGCTAGCTTTCATATTCGCCGGATTCGTCATCGCGCCGCGTCTCCACCGATACATCGATAAAACGGGGGCATTGACCTTTCCTGACTTCATCGGTGACCGGTATGGACAGAAACTACCTCGCGTTGTAATCACCGTACTGCTGATCGGGTCGTATCTGATCTTCCTGTCTGCGCAGTATCAGGCAGGAGGAATCGTCTTCCAACAGATCTTTGACATCCCCTTCTACTGGGGGTCAACGATTCTCATGGTCTTCATCGTGATCTACACCGTGGTGGGCGGAATGACCGCAGTGATGCGGACCGACTTCGTCCAGCAGATCGTAATGAGCCTGGCCGTTGTCATTGGGGTACCAGTCGCCATCCACGCGGCTGGTGGCATCGGCGAACTACCAACAGAGTTTAACGACATTGGCGCTGAGTTCGCTGGTTGGAACTATAGTTGGGTCGATCTGTTGGGCTTTGTCATGGGATTCGGATTTGCAGCAATGGTGGCCCCGGTCCTCCTCATGCGGTTCTATGCGATGAGGGATGCGAAAACATGTGCTCGTGGCTCACTCGTCGCCGTCTTCTTCACAATGATCACATTCGGTTGCGTGGCAATAATCGGCATGTCAATGCGAATCATCAGCCCCGATTTAGAATCGCCCGACCTAGCATCTAGCGTCTTCGCCACTGAGGTGTTGCCGAGCTTCCTCGGCGCATTGATGCTCACCGCAGTACTGGCTGCTGTACTCAGCACCGTTGACTCGGTGTTGCTAGTGATCGGTCCGGCATTCTCCCATGATCTCTATGGGAAGATTCTGCGTCCGCAAGCCACAGAGAGACAACGCCTAAGAACGGCACGGATAGCCACGATCGTCTTCGGAGCGCTACCGATTCTCCTCACATTCATGCAACTCGATGTAGTGCAATTCATTGTTCTTGCCTATGCTGCGCTAGTCGGTTCGACAGTGTTCGCTCCCCTAGTGTTGGGGATCTTTTGGGAACGAGCGAACACTGCGGGGGCAATGACCGCCATGGTGGGTGGATTCTCGGTCTGTTTGATCTGGTATCTCATCGGCCAGCCGTATTTCGCGCCAGTGGTACCAGGAATCATCGTCAACGTGCTAGCTATGGCGATTGTGTCGCCGCTAACGAAGAGGCCAGAGCCACAGACATTGGAACCCTTCTTCGACCAACCAGACAAAGTTCGAACCTAA
- the rplT gene encoding 50S ribosomal protein L20: MARVKRAVNAHKKRRVILDRASGYRGQRSRLYRKAKEQVIHSLVYSYRDRRKRKGDFRRLWIQRINAGARANGMTYNRFIQGLKAAGVEVDRRMLAELAVNDSATFAHLVKVAKDALPADVNAAKTDAA, from the coding sequence GTGGCACGTGTGAAGAGAGCGGTCAACGCTCACAAGAAGCGCCGGGTCATCCTCGACCGGGCAAGCGGCTACCGCGGACAGCGCTCGCGCCTGTACCGCAAAGCCAAAGAACAGGTCATCCACTCGCTGGTCTACAGCTACCGTGACCGTCGCAAGCGCAAGGGCGACTTCCGTCGTCTCTGGATCCAGCGCATCAACGCCGGCGCCCGCGCCAACGGCATGACCTACAACCGTTTCATCCAGGGCCTCAAGGCCGCTGGAGTCGAGGTCGACCGTCGCATGCTCGCCGAGCTCGCCGTGAACGACTCGGCCACCTTCGCGCACCTGGTCAAGGTCGCCAAGGATGCTCTTCCTGCTGACGTCAACGCAGCGAAGACCGACGCCGCCTGA